The following coding sequences are from one Liolophura sinensis isolate JHLJ2023 chromosome 12, CUHK_Ljap_v2, whole genome shotgun sequence window:
- the LOC135479283 gene encoding centrosomal protein of 19 kDa-like, translating to MANGMYIPKKCGVKFDPPAIVLSYEVKATGKLHRRTMPLRSFTKNSAVAKAVEDLRTCPRHKKYLDGVTAVQLERLVTIIKDKLNGMSLESSIAKNQQMDTINPEEDLNKVDEDTLRRKKAAMESTFEKNRKKPGDSDFQYDIEVEFDDGPLESCDWDSDGSDPIF from the coding sequence ATGGCAAATGGGATGTACATACCAAAGAAGTGTGGAGTGAAGTTTGACCCACCAGCTATAGTATTAAGCTATGAAGTGAAGGCGACGGGCAAGTTACACAGGAGGACAATGCCCTTACGCAGTTTCACCAAAAACTCTGCTGTGGCCAAAGCAGTGGAAGACCTCAGGACTTGCCCCAGACACAAGAAATATCTGGACGGTGTAACTGCTGTGCAACTTGAACGCCTTGTGACAATCATCAAGGACAAGTTGAATGGAATGAGTTTAGAGTCCAGCATTGCCAAAAATCAACAGATGGATACGATTAACCCAGAGGAAGATTTGAACAAAGTCGATGAAGATACCTTGCGGAGAAAGAAAGCTGCCATGGAATCAACCTTTGAAAAGAATCGCAAGAAACCTGGTGATTCAGACTTTCAGTATGACATTGAGGTGGAATTTGATGATGGTCCCTTGGAATCATGTGATTGGGATTCTGATGGATCAGATCCCATATTTTAG